One Curtobacterium sp. MCLR17_032 genomic window carries:
- a CDS encoding GNAT family N-acetyltransferase, whose translation MTDTAVHSALESWSPAQLRDWNPSWRQDLAASAAPALTLVGDASWGAAVRDAVQLPVADPLLWANRRLDLSSGHWAITGIRFRGRDIAKPFVDVIATDVTPDTAGIAELAEVLTAHREFAPLCLRVHLPGDQRSAPASDGFTAVPDLLVVAAPVARVAAGAASTGVDVELVRAEPAGAAVRVADAYDGLRRSEPDLDQWATAADQDSLADADEEGLLFDVVIAGRTAGVVAAARDDVDGFTGFTVEEIVLDAEHRGHGYGPLVLRQLARALPAGPSDVLRGHIHPGNTRSLRNALASGREVVSSLVWVTPTGYPGMPTI comes from the coding sequence ATGACCGACACCGCAGTCCACTCGGCACTCGAGTCCTGGTCCCCGGCACAGCTGCGGGACTGGAACCCGTCCTGGCGACAGGACCTGGCGGCGTCGGCGGCCCCGGCGCTCACCCTGGTCGGTGACGCCTCGTGGGGTGCAGCCGTCCGCGATGCCGTGCAGCTCCCCGTCGCCGATCCACTGTTGTGGGCCAACCGACGCCTCGACCTGTCGTCCGGGCACTGGGCGATCACGGGCATCCGGTTCCGCGGACGGGACATCGCGAAGCCCTTCGTCGACGTGATCGCCACGGACGTGACCCCGGACACCGCCGGCATCGCAGAACTCGCCGAGGTGCTCACCGCCCACCGGGAGTTCGCTCCGCTGTGCCTCCGTGTGCACCTGCCCGGCGACCAGCGGTCGGCGCCGGCGTCGGACGGGTTCACCGCCGTGCCGGACCTGCTCGTGGTGGCGGCCCCGGTCGCGCGAGTGGCCGCCGGCGCCGCGAGCACCGGTGTGGACGTCGAACTCGTCCGGGCCGAGCCGGCCGGCGCCGCGGTCCGAGTCGCCGATGCTTACGACGGGCTACGGCGCTCGGAGCCGGACCTGGACCAGTGGGCGACCGCCGCCGACCAGGACTCGCTCGCCGACGCGGACGAGGAAGGGCTGCTGTTCGACGTGGTGATCGCCGGACGCACCGCCGGGGTCGTCGCTGCGGCGCGGGACGACGTGGACGGCTTCACCGGGTTCACGGTCGAGGAGATCGTCCTGGACGCCGAGCACCGCGGGCACGGGTACGGGCCGCTCGTCCTGCGCCAGCTCGCTCGTGCGCTGCCGGCCGGCCCCTCGGACGTGCTCCGCGGGCACATCCACCCCGGCAACACCCGGTCGCTCCGGAACGCCCTGGCGAGTGGTCGCGAGGTGGTGTCGTCGCTGGTGTGGGTCACGCCGACCGGCTACCCGGGCATGCCGACGATCTGA
- a CDS encoding VOC family protein: MTLFISCPVASVERATAFYEALGWTQNAEMSGDAVSCFAIAPEQYVMLASREMYASVGGTEDLIGGPDTPSKTTVSFDLPSQEAVDELVERAAAAGGRIGDTDDYPFMYQRQFDDPDGYHWSPFWMKPVAATA; this comes from the coding sequence ATGACCCTCTTCATCAGCTGTCCGGTCGCGAGCGTCGAGCGTGCGACCGCCTTCTACGAAGCGCTCGGCTGGACGCAGAACGCCGAGATGTCCGGCGACGCGGTGTCCTGCTTCGCGATCGCCCCCGAGCAGTACGTCATGCTCGCCAGTCGGGAGATGTACGCCAGCGTCGGCGGCACCGAGGACCTCATCGGCGGCCCGGACACCCCCTCGAAGACGACGGTGTCGTTCGACCTCCCCAGCCAGGAGGCCGTGGACGAGCTCGTCGAACGCGCGGCCGCTGCGGGCGGCAGGATCGGCGACACCGACGACTACCCGTTCATGTACCAGCGCCAGTTCGACGACCCGGACGGGTACCACTGGTCGCCGTTCTGGATGAAGCCCGTCGCCGCCACCGCCTGA
- a CDS encoding GntR family transcriptional regulator has product MLNGAGVLDAIRRDIVAGDLLPGTRVTEAFLAERYGVSRVPVREALRGLEGEGFVVSQPNVGSRIAAIPFDEADDLFAVRESLEVATARRAATRARTLFDGDTPPADWWRVRRELGEVLDAGDRAVERDDLGQLVDLNDRFHFLVAELSGSTTLATLLRQLSRKIEWLYAMDTFSRGKRLWPEHRQILSAIDAGDVETAVARMAAHVQQSRVGYAARTPDRAR; this is encoded by the coding sequence GTGCTGAACGGAGCCGGTGTCCTCGACGCGATCCGCCGCGACATCGTCGCGGGCGACCTGCTGCCCGGCACCCGGGTGACCGAGGCGTTCCTCGCGGAGCGCTACGGCGTCTCCCGGGTGCCCGTGCGCGAGGCGCTCCGCGGGCTCGAGGGCGAGGGCTTCGTCGTGTCGCAGCCGAACGTCGGCTCGCGCATCGCCGCGATCCCCTTCGACGAGGCCGACGACCTGTTCGCGGTGCGCGAGTCGCTCGAGGTCGCCACCGCCAGGCGTGCCGCGACCCGTGCCAGGACACTGTTCGACGGCGACACCCCACCGGCGGACTGGTGGCGGGTGCGCCGGGAGCTCGGCGAGGTCCTCGACGCCGGGGACCGAGCCGTGGAGCGCGACGACCTCGGGCAGCTCGTCGACCTCAACGACCGCTTCCACTTCCTGGTCGCCGAGCTCTCCGGCAGCACCACGCTCGCCACGCTGCTCCGCCAGCTCTCGCGGAAGATCGAGTGGCTGTACGCGATGGACACCTTCTCGCGCGGCAAGCGGCTCTGGCCCGAGCACCGACAGATCCTGTCGGCGATCGACGCGGGAGACGTCGAGACGGCGGTCGCGCGCATGGCAGCGCACGTCCAGCAGAGCCGCGTCGGGTACGCGGCACGGACCCCGGACCGCGCCCGGTGA
- a CDS encoding ABC transporter ATP-binding protein — MTDRTTTDGREPSLPSDPGEPLLSVRDLRVAFGSTEVLHGVDLDVRRGERVAIVGQSGSGKSTLIAAVLRLLPGAGHVTGGSIRLGDLDVTGADESAMRRVRGGRIGLVPQDPSTNLNPSMRVGAQIADTLRAGGMRGRATIRQRVVALMTEAGIPEASRRADQFPHEFSGGMRQRILIAIALARQPELLIADEPTSALDVTVQRQILDHLQTLVDQHGTTLLFVTHDLGVAADRTDRVVVMLDGEVVEQGAPGEILRNPQHEYTKRLIAAAPALSGLPPEPTVTGEPILVVSDLVKEYRIRGRGAGTLRAADGVSFAVRRGTTTAVVGESGSGKTTVARIVLGLEAPTSGSALVDGLSIGSARGAERRGVRRRVQPVFQDPYGSLDPTSTIERVIDEPLRVFGIGDRAARTERVATLLDQVALPRAVAQLRPNELSGGQRQRVAIARALALEPDLLILDEAVSALDVLVQEQILALLDDLQDRLGLSYLFITHDLGVVRRIADDVVVMRRGAVVERGSVARVFDDPQEQYTKDLLDAIPGRSLAESAV; from the coding sequence ATGACCGACCGGACGACGACCGACGGACGCGAGCCGAGCCTCCCGTCCGACCCCGGCGAGCCCCTGCTCTCCGTGCGTGACCTGCGGGTCGCGTTCGGCAGTACCGAGGTGCTGCACGGAGTCGACCTCGACGTCCGCCGCGGCGAGCGCGTCGCGATCGTCGGCCAGTCCGGTTCCGGCAAGTCGACGCTCATCGCGGCGGTGCTGCGGCTGCTTCCGGGTGCCGGACACGTCACGGGCGGGTCGATCCGACTCGGCGACCTCGACGTGACCGGGGCCGACGAGTCCGCGATGCGGCGCGTCCGCGGTGGCCGGATCGGGCTCGTCCCGCAGGACCCGTCGACGAACCTGAACCCCTCGATGCGGGTCGGGGCGCAGATCGCGGACACGCTGCGCGCCGGGGGGATGCGCGGGCGGGCCACGATCCGCCAGCGGGTGGTCGCCCTGATGACCGAGGCCGGGATCCCGGAGGCGAGCCGGCGCGCGGACCAGTTCCCGCACGAGTTCTCCGGCGGCATGCGGCAGCGCATCCTCATCGCGATCGCGCTGGCCCGCCAGCCGGAGCTGCTCATCGCGGACGAGCCGACGAGCGCACTCGACGTGACCGTGCAGCGGCAGATCCTCGACCACCTGCAGACGCTCGTGGACCAGCACGGCACGACGCTGCTGTTCGTCACGCACGACCTCGGGGTCGCGGCCGACCGGACCGACCGGGTGGTCGTCATGCTCGACGGCGAGGTCGTCGAGCAGGGCGCGCCCGGCGAGATCCTGCGGAACCCGCAGCACGAGTACACGAAGCGGCTCATCGCGGCCGCACCGGCACTGTCCGGGCTGCCGCCCGAGCCGACCGTCACCGGTGAGCCGATCCTCGTCGTGTCGGACCTGGTCAAGGAGTACCGGATCCGTGGTCGTGGTGCCGGCACGCTCCGGGCGGCGGACGGGGTGTCGTTCGCGGTCCGCCGCGGGACCACCACCGCCGTCGTCGGGGAGTCCGGCTCGGGGAAGACGACCGTCGCGCGCATCGTGCTCGGGCTCGAGGCGCCGACGTCCGGCAGCGCCCTGGTCGACGGGCTCTCGATCGGCAGTGCCCGCGGGGCGGAACGGCGGGGCGTCCGGCGACGGGTGCAGCCGGTGTTCCAGGACCCGTACGGGTCGCTCGACCCGACGTCCACCATCGAGCGGGTGATCGACGAACCGCTCCGGGTGTTCGGCATCGGCGACCGGGCCGCGCGCACCGAGCGGGTGGCGACCCTGCTCGACCAGGTCGCCCTGCCCCGGGCCGTCGCCCAGCTGCGGCCGAACGAACTCTCCGGCGGACAGCGGCAGCGTGTCGCGATCGCCCGGGCGCTCGCGCTCGAGCCGGACCTGCTCATCCTCGACGAGGCGGTCTCCGCGCTCGACGTGCTCGTGCAGGAGCAGATCCTCGCCCTGCTCGACGACCTGCAGGACCGACTCGGGTTGAGCTACCTGTTCATCACGCACGACCTCGGGGTGGTCCGGCGGATCGCGGACGACGTCGTGGTGATGCGGCGCGGTGCGGTCGTCGAGCGGGGCTCGGTCGCCCGGGTGTTCGACGACCCGCAGGAGCAGTACACGAAGGACCTGCTCGACGCGATCCCGGGCCGGTCCCTCGCGGAGAGCGCGGTGTGA
- a CDS encoding gamma-glutamyltransferase: MAASTHWIATATAQSVLERGGNAFDAAVAGAFVLHVVEPHLNGPGGDMTGIFATADDPTPRVLMGQGPAPAGATPEHFRAEGLDLVPGAGALAAAVPGAVDAWLLLLRDHGTWELADVLAPAVGYARDGHPIAPRVAATIATVESLFRDHWPSSAALWLTGGGPTRAGSDASRSLRSDVAAEPVGTVPVAGDVVRNETWASVLERLVDAGSGHDGAAAEGRVARIDAAREAWATGFVAEAIDRFVRAPHRHASGTDHAGVIRADDLAAFRASYEPATTAEFRGCTIAKTGPWGQGPALLQTLRLLDPLDDALLDPSTVAGAHTIVEAQKLALADREAYYGDGDVPMAELLSDAYSDERRTLIGEHASHELRPGSVSVAAGALPPLRETYTPRGEPVAGVGEPTVPGARGNAVAAPAEDDALTEDRGEPIVMATGETRGDTVHIDVVDRWGNIVSATPSGGWLQSSPTIPELGFCLGTRLQMVWLEDGTASTLRPGQRPRTTLTPTLVLRDGAPVTALGSPGGDQQDQWQLLFLLRTIVGGYTPQQAIDAPALHTTSFPGSFWPRTWTPGGLVVEDRLGDDVIAGLEALGHVVTRAGDWSLGRLSCVTRDPATGVLGAAANPRGAQGHATGR; the protein is encoded by the coding sequence ATGGCCGCGTCCACGCACTGGATCGCGACCGCCACCGCGCAGTCCGTCCTGGAGCGCGGCGGCAACGCCTTCGACGCCGCCGTCGCCGGCGCGTTCGTCCTGCACGTCGTGGAACCGCACCTGAACGGCCCCGGTGGCGACATGACCGGGATCTTCGCCACCGCGGACGACCCGACGCCCCGGGTCCTCATGGGGCAGGGTCCGGCTCCGGCCGGCGCGACGCCGGAGCACTTCCGCGCCGAGGGCCTCGACCTGGTCCCCGGCGCCGGGGCACTCGCCGCGGCCGTCCCGGGCGCCGTCGACGCCTGGCTCCTGCTGCTCCGCGACCACGGCACGTGGGAACTCGCCGACGTCCTCGCGCCGGCCGTCGGCTACGCCCGTGACGGGCACCCGATCGCGCCGCGCGTGGCCGCGACGATCGCGACGGTGGAGAGCCTGTTCCGCGACCACTGGCCGTCCTCCGCCGCTCTGTGGCTGACGGGAGGTGGGCCCACGCGGGCCGGTTCCGACGCGTCGCGGAGCTTGCGGAGCGACGTGGCGGCCGAGCCCGTGGGGACGGTGCCGGTCGCCGGGGACGTCGTCCGGAACGAGACGTGGGCTTCCGTGCTCGAGCGGCTCGTCGACGCCGGCTCCGGTCACGACGGGGCCGCAGCGGAGGGCCGCGTCGCCCGGATCGACGCCGCCCGGGAGGCGTGGGCGACCGGGTTCGTCGCCGAGGCGATCGACCGCTTCGTGCGGGCCCCGCACCGTCACGCCTCGGGCACCGACCACGCCGGGGTCATCCGCGCCGACGACCTCGCCGCGTTCCGGGCGTCGTACGAACCGGCGACGACGGCCGAGTTCCGCGGCTGCACGATCGCGAAGACCGGGCCGTGGGGACAGGGGCCGGCGCTGCTCCAGACGCTGCGACTGCTCGACCCGCTCGACGACGCCCTGCTCGACCCGTCCACCGTCGCCGGTGCGCACACGATCGTCGAGGCGCAGAAGCTCGCCCTCGCCGACCGCGAGGCGTACTACGGCGACGGCGACGTCCCGATGGCCGAGCTGCTCTCCGACGCGTACTCGGACGAGCGCCGCACCCTCATCGGCGAGCATGCCTCGCACGAGCTCCGTCCGGGGTCGGTGTCCGTCGCCGCCGGGGCGCTCCCGCCACTCCGCGAGACGTACACACCGAGGGGCGAACCCGTCGCCGGTGTCGGCGAACCGACCGTGCCCGGTGCCCGTGGGAACGCGGTCGCGGCCCCCGCCGAGGACGACGCCCTGACCGAGGACCGCGGCGAGCCGATCGTGATGGCGACCGGCGAGACCCGGGGCGACACGGTCCACATCGACGTCGTCGACCGCTGGGGCAACATCGTCAGCGCGACTCCGTCCGGCGGCTGGCTGCAGTCCTCGCCGACGATCCCGGAGCTCGGGTTCTGCCTCGGCACCCGCCTGCAGATGGTCTGGCTCGAGGACGGCACCGCGTCGACGCTGCGCCCCGGCCAGCGCCCGCGGACGACCCTCACGCCGACCCTGGTGCTCCGCGACGGCGCGCCGGTCACGGCGCTCGGCTCCCCCGGCGGTGACCAGCAGGACCAGTGGCAGCTGCTGTTCCTGCTCCGGACGATCGTCGGCGGGTACACCCCCCAGCAGGCCATCGACGCTCCCGCGCTGCACACCACGTCCTTCCCGGGCTCGTTCTGGCCCCGGACCTGGACGCCCGGTGGCCTGGTGGTCGAGGACCGCCTCGGCGACGACGTCATCGCCGGCCTCGAGGCCCTCGGGCACGTCGTCACCCGCGCCGGCGACTGGTCGCTCGGCCGTCTGTCCTGCGTGACGCGGGACCCCGCCACCGGCGTCCTCGGCGCCGCCGCCAACCCGAGAGGAGCCCAGGGACATGCCACAGGACGCTGA
- a CDS encoding ABC transporter permease: MTTLTPTEAAAFDLGSSRGRVWRQVRSNRLGMTGGIMLAVVVLAALTAPLVAPHDPTETHFDLPFQVPFTVGFGLGTDDLGRDILSRTLYGVQVSLIVGALSVLVSVVIGTPLGLLAGYWKWLDAVISRLTDVALAFPFLIIAVGLAAISGPSLSNAVIAIGVSHVPAMIRIVRGETLRITSADFVTSAKTLDAGGARIIAQHVLPNCVSAIIVQATVIMPVAVIGEALLSFLGLGIQPPTPSLGIMLSDAQQYLGQAPWAAVVPGIAIAVICLGFNLFGDALRDALDPTASDRK; the protein is encoded by the coding sequence GTGACCACGCTCACCCCGACCGAAGCCGCCGCGTTCGACCTCGGCTCCAGCCGCGGCCGTGTCTGGCGGCAGGTCCGATCGAACCGCCTCGGCATGACCGGGGGCATCATGCTCGCGGTCGTCGTCCTCGCGGCGCTCACCGCACCGCTCGTCGCCCCGCACGACCCCACCGAGACGCACTTCGACCTGCCGTTCCAGGTGCCGTTCACGGTCGGGTTCGGCCTCGGCACCGACGACCTGGGGCGCGACATCCTGTCCCGCACGCTCTACGGCGTGCAGGTCTCGCTGATCGTCGGCGCGCTGTCCGTCCTGGTGTCCGTCGTCATCGGCACGCCGCTCGGCCTGCTCGCCGGGTACTGGAAGTGGCTCGACGCGGTCATCTCCCGCCTGACCGACGTGGCCCTCGCGTTCCCGTTCCTCATCATCGCGGTCGGCCTCGCCGCCATCAGCGGCCCGAGCCTGTCGAACGCGGTCATCGCGATCGGCGTCTCGCACGTCCCGGCGATGATCCGCATCGTCCGCGGTGAGACGCTCCGCATCACGAGTGCCGACTTCGTCACGAGCGCGAAGACCCTCGACGCCGGTGGCGCCCGCATCATCGCCCAGCACGTGCTGCCGAACTGCGTGTCGGCGATCATCGTGCAGGCGACGGTGATCATGCCGGTCGCCGTGATCGGCGAGGCGCTGCTGTCCTTCCTCGGGCTCGGCATCCAGCCGCCCACGCCGAGCCTCGGCATCATGCTCTCGGACGCCCAGCAGTACCTCGGCCAGGCGCCGTGGGCCGCGGTCGTCCCCGGCATCGCCATCGCCGTCATCTGCCTCGGCTTCAACCTGTTCGGGGACGCCCTGCGCGACGCCCTCGACCCCACCGCCTCCGACCGGAAGTGA
- a CDS encoding ABC transporter permease, producing the protein MIRYVTTRLWQAALTLVLASIVVFVGVRQLPGDPALALAGEEASPARLAAVRASLGLDDSIVVQYWRFVVNALQGDLGRSTRTGTPVTELLGATLPVTLWLALYAIVVAVLVGVALGTLAERYRGRWPEWMANAAALVGLSVPNFWLGILAIVWLAAGLGWFPASGYVPMTTNPLSALYHLTLPAVILGTSLAAVIMRQTRASMIETMKTDFVRTARAKGLSRGRVLFRYGLRNSMIVVVTIVGLQLGGLISGAVVTERIFALPGFGKLTLDSVFTRDYPVIQAVVLVITLGYVLINFAVDVLYSVINPKIRVGGTK; encoded by the coding sequence GTGATCCGCTACGTGACGACCCGCCTGTGGCAGGCGGCGCTCACCCTCGTGCTCGCGTCGATCGTGGTGTTCGTCGGCGTCCGGCAGCTGCCGGGCGACCCGGCGCTCGCCCTGGCCGGTGAGGAAGCGAGCCCCGCCCGCCTCGCCGCGGTCCGCGCCTCGCTCGGCCTCGACGACTCGATCGTCGTGCAGTACTGGCGGTTCGTCGTCAACGCGCTGCAGGGCGACCTCGGCCGCTCGACCCGCACCGGCACCCCCGTCACCGAGCTCCTCGGCGCGACGCTCCCGGTCACGCTGTGGCTGGCGCTGTACGCGATCGTCGTCGCGGTGCTGGTCGGCGTCGCCCTCGGCACCCTGGCCGAGCGGTACCGCGGCCGCTGGCCCGAGTGGATGGCGAACGCCGCGGCGCTCGTCGGGCTCTCGGTGCCGAACTTCTGGCTCGGGATCCTGGCGATCGTGTGGCTCGCGGCCGGCCTCGGGTGGTTCCCCGCCTCGGGCTACGTCCCGATGACGACGAACCCGCTGAGCGCGCTGTACCACCTGACGCTCCCGGCCGTGATCCTCGGCACGTCCCTGGCAGCCGTGATCATGCGGCAGACCCGGGCGTCGATGATCGAGACGATGAAGACCGACTTCGTCCGGACCGCCCGGGCCAAGGGGCTCTCCCGCGGTCGGGTGCTGTTCCGGTACGGCCTGCGGAACTCGATGATCGTGGTCGTCACCATCGTCGGGCTGCAGCTCGGCGGGCTCATCTCGGGCGCCGTCGTCACCGAGCGCATCTTCGCGCTGCCCGGCTTCGGCAAGCTCACGCTCGACTCGGTGTTCACCCGGGACTACCCGGTGATCCAGGCCGTCGTCCTCGTCATCACGCTCGGCTACGTGCTCATCAACTTCGCCGTCGACGTGCTCTACTCCGTCATCAACCCGAAGATCCGCGTGGGAGGGACCAAGTGA
- a CDS encoding ABC transporter substrate-binding protein gives MSPISPRRRRTLLALPAVVIAATLALTACVPVQRSKAGGTTAGTVTTAPIGDRQVREGGDLVMALSAEPDRLDPTTSSSLYTRYVMETMCQKLYDIDDEGAIVPMLATALPTVSDGGKTVTFPVKTGVRFADGTPFDAAAVVTTLERNLTKADSSRKSEMGPVSDVTAVDDHTVRLHYDTPFAPITAALADRAGMVMSPTALQEEGDGFGDAPVCVGPYKFVKRVPQTSIQVERDPEYYDTASAHFDTITYRIITDASIRAANLKSGDVQVADTISTQDVDDLRKRKDLTVLRTGSLGYQGITVNIGNQDGVGTDPRQIDTPLAKRADVRRALSMSINRAELVQSVFHGWADVACSPVPDTSIFASDASKACPAYDPDAAKEILRKAGVQQPFPIDMEVTNTPDTVRFAQALQAQARAGGFAITITPVEYTTLLDDQTRGDFQALQLGWSGRVDPHGNIGGFLATGGGNNYAGYSNPEVDDLIDRAAQATDEQERADLYGQMTELVQRDDPIIYLYRTRSITGLRNDVAGVSTYADGVVRLSQAAFVEGTDK, from the coding sequence ATGTCCCCGATCAGTCCCCGTCGCCGCCGCACGCTCCTCGCCCTGCCCGCGGTCGTCATCGCCGCCACGCTCGCCCTGACCGCGTGCGTGCCCGTCCAACGCTCGAAGGCCGGTGGCACGACCGCCGGCACCGTCACCACCGCACCGATCGGCGACCGCCAGGTCCGCGAGGGCGGCGACCTCGTGATGGCCCTCTCCGCGGAGCCGGACCGTCTCGACCCCACGACCTCGTCGTCGCTGTACACCCGGTACGTCATGGAGACGATGTGCCAGAAGCTGTACGACATCGACGACGAGGGCGCGATCGTGCCGATGCTCGCGACGGCGCTGCCGACGGTGTCCGACGGCGGGAAGACGGTCACGTTCCCCGTCAAGACCGGCGTCCGGTTCGCCGACGGCACCCCGTTCGACGCGGCGGCCGTGGTCACGACGCTCGAGCGGAACCTCACCAAAGCCGACTCAAGCCGGAAGAGCGAGATGGGGCCGGTGTCGGACGTCACCGCGGTGGACGACCACACCGTCCGGCTGCACTACGACACCCCGTTCGCACCGATCACGGCGGCGCTCGCCGACCGCGCGGGCATGGTGATGTCACCGACCGCGCTCCAGGAGGAAGGCGACGGGTTCGGGGACGCCCCGGTGTGCGTCGGCCCGTACAAGTTCGTCAAGCGGGTGCCGCAGACCTCGATCCAGGTCGAGCGCGACCCGGAGTACTACGACACGGCGAGCGCCCACTTCGACACGATCACCTACCGGATCATCACCGACGCCAGCATCCGTGCGGCGAACCTGAAGTCCGGGGACGTGCAGGTGGCGGACACGATCTCCACCCAGGACGTCGACGACCTGCGGAAGCGGAAGGACCTGACCGTCCTGCGCACCGGGTCGCTCGGGTACCAGGGCATCACGGTGAACATCGGCAACCAGGACGGCGTCGGCACCGACCCGCGGCAGATCGACACCCCGCTGGCGAAGCGTGCGGACGTGCGACGAGCGCTGTCGATGTCGATCAACCGCGCCGAGCTCGTGCAGAGCGTGTTCCACGGCTGGGCGGACGTCGCCTGCTCCCCGGTGCCGGACACGAGCATCTTCGCGAGCGACGCCAGCAAGGCGTGCCCCGCGTACGACCCGGACGCCGCGAAGGAGATCCTGCGGAAGGCCGGCGTGCAGCAGCCGTTCCCGATCGACATGGAGGTGACGAACACCCCCGACACGGTCCGGTTCGCCCAGGCCCTGCAGGCGCAGGCCCGTGCCGGTGGCTTCGCGATCACGATCACCCCGGTGGAGTACACGACGCTGCTCGACGACCAGACCCGTGGCGACTTCCAGGCGCTGCAGCTCGGTTGGTCGGGCCGCGTGGACCCGCACGGCAACATCGGCGGGTTCCTGGCGACCGGCGGCGGCAACAACTACGCCGGGTACAGCAACCCCGAGGTCGACGACCTGATCGACCGCGCCGCGCAGGCGACCGACGAGCAGGAGCGTGCCGACCTGTACGGGCAGATGACCGAGCTGGTGCAGCGCGACGACCCGATCATCTACCTCTACCGGACCCGGAGCATCACCGGTCTCCGGAACGACGTCGCGGGCGTCTCGACGTACGCGGACGGCGTGGTCCGGCTCAGCCAGGCCGCGTTCGTGGAAGGGACCGACAAGTGA
- a CDS encoding peptidoglycan DD-metalloendopeptidase family protein, with translation MIRARARFAAAVTAVAIAAAGLVAVAAPAHAATTYTGSAPAGTWLRAGDQVTSPNGQFRLVMQGDGNLVEYGIGNVVLWASNTPNQYGAATVVQKEGPLSIIKDGKLVAQWGPKSSPTKALTVSGDGSLRLLDTAGKTTWKLDTFQNRVPAGTTILPGTVLRSGSGRQQTFTMQADGNLVQYVGTAAAWSSKTFRHPGATAAVQADGNLVVYPKGGGKALWASNTSRKGGGALLVQLDGNVVLYGKADTRSWSTKKVTGLQWPVAGTTITGRYGDDRGAGHVPRYHQGTDSPVKVGTPVYASGAGRVTTVVRNNASYGNYVIVTYGLTTVLTAHMSSIAVTKDQVVSLGTQLGKSGNTGQSTGPHVHVETRVNGTLKDPLTILAFR, from the coding sequence ATGATCAGGGCACGAGCACGCTTCGCCGCGGCCGTCACCGCCGTCGCGATCGCGGCCGCGGGACTCGTCGCGGTCGCCGCACCGGCACACGCAGCGACCACCTACACCGGCTCCGCACCGGCGGGCACCTGGCTGCGCGCCGGCGACCAGGTGACCTCCCCGAACGGGCAGTTCCGCCTGGTGATGCAGGGCGACGGCAACCTCGTCGAGTACGGCATCGGCAACGTGGTGCTCTGGGCGTCGAACACCCCGAACCAGTACGGGGCCGCCACGGTCGTCCAGAAGGAGGGGCCGCTGTCGATCATCAAGGACGGCAAGCTGGTGGCGCAGTGGGGCCCGAAGAGCTCCCCGACGAAGGCCCTGACCGTCAGCGGTGACGGCAGCCTGCGCCTGCTCGACACCGCCGGCAAGACCACGTGGAAGCTCGACACGTTCCAGAACCGGGTCCCCGCCGGCACGACGATCCTGCCCGGCACCGTCCTGCGATCCGGTTCCGGCCGGCAGCAGACGTTCACGATGCAGGCCGACGGCAACCTCGTGCAGTACGTCGGGACCGCTGCCGCGTGGTCGTCCAAGACCTTCCGGCACCCCGGCGCGACCGCCGCGGTGCAGGCCGACGGCAACCTGGTGGTCTACCCGAAGGGCGGCGGCAAGGCGCTCTGGGCGTCGAACACGTCCCGCAAGGGCGGCGGAGCACTGCTGGTGCAGCTCGACGGCAACGTCGTCCTCTACGGCAAGGCGGACACCCGGTCCTGGTCGACGAAGAAGGTCACCGGACTGCAGTGGCCGGTCGCCGGCACCACGATCACCGGGCGCTACGGCGACGACCGCGGCGCGGGACACGTGCCGCGCTACCACCAGGGCACGGACTCGCCGGTGAAGGTCGGCACGCCGGTCTACGCCTCCGGTGCCGGTCGCGTGACGACGGTGGTGCGCAACAACGCCAGCTACGGCAACTACGTCATCGTGACCTACGGCCTGACCACGGTGCTGACGGCGCACATGAGCTCGATCGCCGTGACCAAGGACCAGGTCGTCTCGCTGGGCACGCAGCTCGGCAAGTCCGGCAACACCGGGCAGTCGACCGGCCCGCACGTCCACGTCGAGACGCGCGTGAACGGGACACTCAAGGACCCGCTGACGATCCTCGCGTTCCGCTGA